cccaaAATATATTGAAACCAATTGACATACCAGTATCAAGAAAACAAGGGTCCACCAAGTTGCCCTTGaattataagttatttctcACAAAAAACAAGAATATCTTAGGAAGTAATTGAACGCATATGATTAATAACTCCTTTTAAGCCCACTCTATTGTGATGCGTCTATCCCATCATAtcaccaaaagaaaataaacatcTAAGCAAAACACAACAATATGAAAACATCAAAAACCTTTCATTCATCATGAAACTGATATAAAAATACTTCAAAAAATGACAAAGCCTGTCTATAATGATTCGGCAGCAAATGATGTTTGGCAAAGCATCACCATTATGCTTAACACAAATTATACCAGTATGAATATGAGTAACCAACAGAATGTCAGAATATCTCAAGTTGCACAATAAGATATCCAATTTTCATTATCATCTTCCATCTGAcatgcctatcaaaaaaaaaaaaaaatcttccatCTGACATTAATGGGCCATCTCCCCTAGCTTTTGGTAAAAAAACCTAgaaacaacacacacacacacacaaactggAAAAGTATTAAAAGGATCAGACCACAGGGGAAGAGTGTTAAACAAAGATTACATGCTTTAAGACTTCAAAATCTACTACGGCGTCTGTAAAAATAGGAGAGGTAGACTCGTAGACTTGAGATTCAGGTGGCAACATCCTAAAAAAAAGTAACACATATCATAAGTACTGCAAGAGAACTATAAATGCTTTGCAAAACTGAAGAAAAATTTCTTTAGATTTCTTTCTATCCTCAAAATCTCAAATGACACAAGGTACATCAAAATTGGACTAAGTGACTAACCAAGTATTAGATAGACGACAAGCTTATGTATGAGAGACTTGGAGGGAAAGAGTGTTCCCCTTAATTCAAGCATTTTAAGCTTTTCTATTTCAAAGGTTCTCAAGTAGTGCATAACCATGCAAACTATATATGCATATTGCCTTCTAAGTACGATTTAATCTTGATTAATGGGAAAACTAGCTTAAGAATGTACTTACTATATGTAGGCACAACGGCACAGCTTTCATGCACAGACCCAGTATAGTTGGAACACGCCATATAAGTCTCTCCCATCATTCACAAGTACAGGAGGATCATGAGGTCTTCATCTACAAACAATTTTTGAATGAATCATTGAGAGCTCTTGCACTTTATAATGTCACAGTCATGGGAGGTGACCTCTGAGGAAGAAATGAAGCAGGTCTGGGGTTGATTATGGCAAGGCGAGGCTCGGGTGGTGACAGTGACAGACTCGCCGGCACAGTTGGAGGACTGTGGCTGCAGGGAAAATGAGAAACTGGCAATTATGGGAAAGGGTTACATAGTGATTAATCTGAGCAAATTAGGATTGTTAGATATATAAATAAGACCAATGATTAATACTGAGGGTAACTGTGTAACATTTAGAGTGGTGAAAGTTACATATTTACCATATGAAGCAACCCCTAAACCGTATTGTGGGCACTTCATTTCTTTCAGCAACATCAGTTTATTACACCACTGAAACTCAAAACAACCTACACACATCTGTCCTAATTATTATCTCAGATTATATTCCATAGAATTAAAATAATCCAGGAAGAAACTAATCTTGCATATTTGCATCAACTTAATTGACTTGGTCTAGTTTCAATAGTGAGCTAAAACTTGAGTCAGTTTCAACATTATTTCACAGCTGCAGCAAAGAAACTCATACTtgataaaatcaaaataaaataaagtaactGAGCATAGTCACATGAACAAACCTTGAAGTATAATTCAAGCACACAAAAAGGTAAGGGAAGATTCACAGATATGAAACTTAACTGTATTCTCACTAATAAGTGGACAATGGAGCTGAAATTGCAGATAGTTTTGGCTGAAATTTTCAAACTTAAGAAGACAAAACCAAATTCAGGACAATTGAAGTCTATGCATTAATGCACTTGCTCAATTACTTGTGGGATAGTCATAAATATCACAGACTGTAAACAATCCTGAGGAAAACTACTTAGCAATCTCTCCCTCCTCTCACATGGGAAGGGAGGGATTGCTGCTTGAAAGATCCATTAATCAGTAAATATCAGGGAGTCatgttcatttatttttttacaaatgaAACCTAGTTTTATTGTATTTGAACACCTTTCTCTAACACAAACTTATCAGATGTGCACATATGTGTGTTAGCCTTTCCAATCTAGAAAAAAACAATGACATTTCCACCCCCAGCTAACAAAGACAACTCCCAGCtaacaaaaacaacaaacaaccacTACCTTTGTCTTCCCACAAGCCCGCGCAACCGCATTTCAAACAACCTATCTTCCAACCCGCCATCACTGACCTGCAACATTTGCTGCAAAGAGAGAGACACACCATGCCGAACCAACAACGCGTGGCGTGGCTTAATCCTCCCTTCCAAGCTAAAAGAGAAATACTGAGGAAACCTCTTAAGCTCAGCAACATCCCCATTCATCTCCTTCAAGAAAAACTCCACCTTCGGCGCCAAATTATTCACCACACTCAATGTCAACAAAGCAGGCGATCTAACAATCATATTCGAAACCTCCAAACGAGTGAACCCCAAACCTCTCAAGAACTCAACTTTAGGCAAAAGGGTATCCTCAACACTTGAAACCAGAAGCAAAGTCGTCTGGCAAGTAAGCGAATGCGGCCCAACAAACCCTAACTCCCTAAGAAAACAAAGCGAGGGTCTTAAACGCTCCTCCACGCTTGAAACCAGCAATCTGGGGCATCGTAAAATCGATTTCTGAACATCGGGGTAAGGGATTCGAACCTCATGGAGGAGGAAATCGAGGATGGGGTAGAGGTCCCTGTGAGGGTCGCGTGTGAGAAGCTGAGGAAGCATGTCGAGGATGCGACCCATGGCGGTGCGGGGAATACCCATTGAAGAGAGGCATCGTTCCACGGATTTGAGGGTGGTGAGGGGGCAAGTTCGGAGGGTGGGATTCTGTCGGAATGCTTTTTCTGGGTTGATGTTGAGTTTGTGGAGGTAGAGTGATTTTTCCCGGAAAATGAGGCCTCGGTCTGGGAGGGTGTTTGGTTGCTGAGAAAATTGGGCGATTGATGTTAATGGTTTGATTCTGAGATTGAAGGTAGGGTTTTGGAAGGGTTTTGGGATGGGGTTTTGAGAGAAGAGGAATTGGGGGTGAAGTTCTATTATCGACATGTCGTGGAAGAAGTCGACGAGGAAGATGGGGTTTTAGCCAACATATTCGGGAATTAAAACGGCAGTCGTTTAGACTCTAAAATAAtaaggttaaatatgttttttcatCCATGTAAAATATAGTTGAAATGAAATTGGCGGGGGGGATTGACTTGGAGCGGCCTTGGTGGCAATTTGTTCACGGTGAAGGTGACTGCGTTGCGAGAAGGCCTCTTGCTCGCTTGGAATCAAGGCTATAGAAATGTGGTTTGCGAAGTAGACGACTCCAATATGGTTTTAGTTCTGAAGAGTGCTGGTGCTTGGCGTTTCCATGAACAAACCTTACTGCTCCAGGGAATCTGGGACCTCCTTGATCGGGATTGGATTGTTAGACTGGCCTCGGTGCACTGTGATGGTAATGTTGTTGCAGATTGGATGACAAAGAAAGCGTCTTCAATGACTATCCTTGGAATCCAGCTAGTGGAGCACCCGTCGCCGGAGTTAGAACTTGTTGCTGCAAGACTCATTAGCTTTGCCTTAGtttctgttttttattttgttaattttttgaaGCACCAAAAATAATCTCTATGAATAAAATTATCTACAATGTTATCAAAATATATGAAAACAGTGCTCTTCTTCTATACCTCTTTCGTCGTCCTTCTCCATTGGTTAGCGATGTTTAGTTTGTGGTTGTGGGGAGGAGACGTTCTTGTTGATGTTGAATGGTATGAAGAATCTAAGAAGGCCCTTTTGGAGATGCCCAAATTGAAATGTATGTGTTTTTGTATTTCAATTACGAAATAAGGATTTTACATTTTTACTCCATGTGTTGAAgttttctaatttaatttgtttaattgataaaaagaaggaacatgcattttttttttctccaaagGCCATAAGATCAGGGTTTTGATGAAGGAAGTGTTCAGCAGAGTTATTGTAGCACTAAACATGTTTAagacatgaagaagaagatgttaaAGCTAATGTAAAGCTCAAAAGGAAAAGAATGAAGTGGATAATGTTAGGTTGTTTGTTTGTGATTTCTTTGATAGTAAATTGTGTGATGGTTGCTGTCAAAAGCCATGGAAGTGGGGATGTCATTTGTAAACTTGAAATCTTGTAGAGTTGTAGTCAAGAATAAGTTGTATGATGTGTTGAAGTGAACTTGTAGCTTGAATTATGCATGATGTATGTTCTTCGAATTGAACCAAGAAGTTTCTTTGCACTTTCTGTCTTTTGTTACATTTGAAGCATGTAGTTTCTTTCCAATTCACTTGAAATTCAAGCTAAAATTTGCAGGAGTAATAAAGAAGAgaagtaaggagagagaaaacttGAAGAAATTACATAAAATCACTAATCGCATGAGAGTAAGAGACAATTTTATCTGATCTTTCCTAGATTTATGCATTACTTCACTATGATATTTTTGAAGTTTCCCATTAAGAGTTGCAAACCTATGCAGGAGTGAGGTTCTGATCCACTTAAACATGGTTATAACAGTTTATGTAGTCCTTTTAATGATAGTTTGGTGTGGGATCTTTAGCCTCTTGGATTAAAGCGGTCCGGAAGGAAAATGTTTATTTTGTGGAACATCTTTTGTTAAATCTTAAATCCaccaaattttatatttatccatCGAAGAACAGATCAGATAAGTTGACCTATTTGCTCCTCAATTGCTTAAATTCAATGTTGTTAGGGCTTCAAAAGGAAATCCAGGTGATAGTTGGATTGAAGGAGTTTTATGGAATCACGAGTGAAAGACActagacattttttttttccctaaatCCATTGATCATGATTGAGATTTTGAAGAAAAGATTCTAGCCATTCAAAATGCTTCATCTTTTAAGAGTAATACTATAGAGAGTGACTCTACTATTACGGTTGGATGAAGGACTTCCATCGGCCTTCACGTAACTCGCCCACTACAAGGCACTTGCTGCTCGACCCGCCCTCAGGGGCTCTCAACTCACCACAGCCACAACCATTTTGAGGAGGATGCCTCACCCTAAGCTTCTCATGATGTTTTTGCAAATGAAATCACACCCCAGGTAAGACCCAATGATTATGAAGGATCCacctagtccacaagacattgTGTCTAGAGCATGAGGGATAAAAGTGTCTTCATCCCTGGCTTTGATCTTCATTTGCCAAGTCCAATACCTATAAGGAAGCAAATTCTTTTGCATATTGTCTTGAAACAAAGTGTGTAACAACTAAAATGATCTTTGAGTGGTTGTGGATTCTGCCTTAATAATGAccttatatttttttctacTAAAAATAATGCCCTTATATATGTGTGTATTGCAAATTGGAATGTGTCGACATAAAATTAATGAATTACATTTTTCAGGGAATTAAGAATTTCTAGCTGTAAAAAAGTTTCCTTTTTATGAGGATGATATGAAAGACAAAGAGTGGCATTCTGGTAGTTTCCAGGTAGCAATTTCCATTTACTCTCCTTCCTAAATCCTTCCTCCCTAAACACCAACAATACATAAAAAGGGTTCAGAGTACCACCCACTAGtactctcttctctttctctctgtaCTTAATGGTGTGTCACGAAAACCAACACAACCATTATTGAAATGAAACACAAACAAGCGTGCGTCCAAACGtgaaaacaaacaaacacacacCAATTTTCCAACCAACCCATGTGTTCCACCACCGCCAATTCCCGATCCTCCGGATCCACCACCGCCCACTGGCTCTCCGACGCAATCCACGGCGGCCCCCTCCGCCTCGTCGACTTAGAAACCGGCACCAACGGCTGGGCCTCCCCTCCCGGCGACGTCTTCCACCTCCGCTCCGGCAACTACCTAACAAAGAAGCACAAATCCCCCGCCGGCGACTACCTCCTTTCCCCTGCCGGCATGGACTGGCTCAAATCCCCGTCCAAGCTCGACAACGTCCTCGGCCGCGCCGACAACCGCGTCACCCAGGCGCTGCGTCGGGCACAGTCGAGAGGTGAATCAATGAAGAGCTTCGTCTTCGCGGTGAACCTCCAGGTCCCTGGAAAAGA
This is a stretch of genomic DNA from Lotus japonicus ecotype B-129 chromosome 1, LjGifu_v1.2. It encodes these proteins:
- the LOC130725810 gene encoding transcription termination factor MTEF1, chloroplastic isoform X2 — its product is MSIIELHPQFLFSQNPIPKPFQNPTFNLRIKPLTSIAQFSQQPNTLPDRGLIFREKSLYLHKLNINPEKAFRQNPTLRTCPLTTLKSVERCLSSMGIPRTAMGRILDMLPQLLTRDPHRDLYPILDFLLHEVRIPYPDVQKSILRCPRLLVSSVEERLRPSLCFLRELGFVGPHSLTCQTTLLLVSSVEDTLLPKVEFLRGLGFTRLEVSNMIVRSPALLTLSVVNNLAPKVEFFLKEMNGDVAELKRFPQYFSFSLEGRIKPRHALLVRHGVSLSLQQMLQVSDGGLEDRLFEMRLRGLVGRQSHSPPTVPASLSLSPPEPRLAIINPRPASFLPQRSPPMTVTL
- the LOC130725810 gene encoding transcription termination factor MTEF1, chloroplastic isoform X1; translation: MSIIELHPQFLFSQNPIPKPFQNPTFNLRIKPLTSIAQFSQQPNTLPDRGLIFREKSLYLHKLNINPEKAFRQNPTLRTCPLTTLKSVERCLSSMGIPRTAMGRILDMLPQLLTRDPHRDLYPILDFLLHEVRIPYPDVQKSILRCPRLLVSSVEERLRPSLCFLRELGFVGPHSLTCQTTLLLVSSVEDTLLPKVEFLRGLGFTRLEVSNMIVRSPALLTLSVVNNLAPKVEFFLKEMNGDVAELKRFPQYFSFSLEGRIKPRHALLVRHGVSLSLQQMLQVSDGGLEDRLFEMRLRGLVGRQSFSFSLQPQSSNCAGESVTVTTRASPCHNQPQTCFISSSEVTSHDCDIIKCKSSQ